The following is a genomic window from Parus major isolate Abel chromosome 14, Parus_major1.1, whole genome shotgun sequence.
CAAACTTGCCAGTCCTTCCTCACCTCACTTTTCGTGAGctctccatcctcatcctcataGGGCCCTCCAACAATGAAGGAGTCAGGTATGTTCAGAGCTCCAGGGGCCAGGAGGGGGCCAATGGGCCAGTTTTTGGGCCGGGGCAATGGTTCTTTTTCACCATCAGCCTTCAGGATTCCATTCTTGAAAAGTAATGGCAATTCTTTCTAGAGAGACATGAGAAACAAAGGATTTGCATTTCTAACAGGAACAGGAGCAAGAGccagctgctccaagctgggataacaaagcaaaagaacagTACAGGGTGCCTGGCTAGGAAAATGCACTCCACCACACACATACAAAggatggaataaaaataaagagccaTGTGGAAAAAACCCTGCCAGTTTGAATCCAAATCTTTCCAAACAGACCTTTGTTTGTGTTAAAGAAACACATCACGCCACAGAAACTCTGATCCCTCCCAACAAAGGCTGCTGGTGCACAAGCACGGAAGCTGTGCACCCCATGTGCCTGGACACTTGTTCCATGGGGTGGAAGAACAACCcaaacccagccaaacccccTGTGACTGTGCCTGGACCATTCTCACCTCACCAGCTGCTGGTATTTGCAAGCAAGCCATGTAGTTTTGCTGGGTGTCACAGGTAAAGGCTGTAGGAACAGAATAAGCTGCCTCCAGCGTGATGCTCAGGAGGTTCCCACTTGAGAACTGggtggcagagagcaggagctctTTGGTGCTCACTATCACTTCAAGGCCACCCTGTGAGACAGACAAAGTTGAGCCAGTAAACAGACAATTATAACTTGCCTGCTCTTAGGGAGAAGCAAGCAGAAACCCAAGGCCAGAACATATAATGTTATCTTGTGCCTCATCTCAGATATAGAAGAAAACAGCCCAACACAGCAAAGGAATTTCAGGACCAATTTGGCTCAGCTGTGGTATTTGTTTAAATCACAGCCTGGCTGAGGTATGGCACATGCCCCAAGGGTCTCATAAAATGAGCTGTGGAGAAAGAGGCAGGGTCTCATGAAAGGAGCCACAGAGGAAGAACATCAAGGGTGGAAAATGATGCTTTTCCCCTGGTGACTCAGAGAGCTTTGCCTCTGCCCTATCTCCATGCTCTGTATGCAGCCTTTAATtacctgtcccagccctggatgGATGGTGTGTGAGGGAAAACCAGCTGGTCAGCATTTATTACCTGTCGTCCCTAATGAGTGCCCCCCCACTTTGCTCACTGTGAACTCTTAAACACAGAGCTGTTAATGGGATATCCACCCCTCCAGTTCGCTCCCGGTGCTCACTGCGGGCAGGCTCAGGAGCAAAATTGGACACAGTTTCCCAGCCTCATACTTCATTCTCTGTTTTAGTCACTGGGTACTTTGCAAGCTGCTGAATGAATAAGGACCTTGCAGGAAAGGCAGTACAATAAATGGACTCAGACATTTTATCTGCATAAAGGAAGGGTAATAAAGCTGGGCAGGTGACCCTGCCATTGCctttttgggggttttcagTACTGTGCTTTCcatctttgttattttttgcaGAGCAATTGGGTAGCTGCACACATTAACATTTCCCAGCACGACCTCACCTATCAGAGGGAAGTAGGGACAGACGTCAGAGGGAGCGGGAAAGGCCTCCAAGCCTGTAACATATAGGGCTGTACCACATCCGTGATGAGCCAGGCAGCTGAGTCATGTTCTCCCTCCCactaaaaagcagcagagagctgaatGAGGGAAGGAACAGTTCCAAATTCCACATACCGTGGCCTCGGGGTGAAGCATCTCTGATGGGGAGGCAGGCACTGCATACAAAGGAGCAAAGACCTTCAGTGAACGCACTCCTGGGAACAAACAGGAATGAGAACAGCCTGAAGTGAGACCCTCTGCAAAGAATCATAGCCatggaattatttgggttggaagggaccttaaggataatcttgttccagccccctgccatgggcagggacaatgTACATGAGGCAAAATCATGGTCTGATTCTGAATGCTGAGCTACCCTCTGTCCCCCCTGAGTCAGATTTTGCAGAGCTATGAAGGTCACTTTGTCCAAAGGAGATAAATATAAATGGAGATCAGAAAGTGCCAGGGAGCAAGGAGTGGTCATGGAGGTTGTGAAACTCAATTTTGTACCTTGCAGCAGAGGTAGAAGGTCCACCACAGCCTGGGCAAGAGGAGTgattttctctggctttttcctctcctttggcCCCACTTCTAGCACTGTCACTAGGGagataaaaagagagaaactggCAGAATTCCTTGGACCAGCAGGTCAGGCACCAGGGAGGGTCTGTGTGAGCTCTGGCACAtgctcctcttcccctctcaaGGCTGGCAagcacagcaaagccaaagGAGCATGGGCCAACATGAAAGGGGATTCTTCCAGCTGGCAGATATGGACAAGTGCTGAGAGCctcccaccactgctgctgaagTGCTATTCCTGAACTAGTGACACCTGCAGTGACAGCACCCAGCTCCAAGGTGGGACATCTGGCACCAGCTACTTACAGAGCAGTGGTTTCTGCACAAGGACATCCAAGGGGTTGGGCCCATCAGGGCTGCACTCAAAGCTGGTGCTGAAGTCATATTCTGCTGTCCCATCTGGCAGGACATGAGTCTTGGAGGAGTCTCCCAGGACTGCTCCATTGTACTCCACACGCACCAACGTAACCAGCACACTGCTTTTGAGagttttctgtcaaaaaaagagCTCAGTGAGCAGCTGGCTCTGTGGCAGCATCCCAGGATCAGAgttcctctggcagcagcttgaGTCAGTGACCAGGACAGGGCTCACTTGTGGGGGTCTGTTCCACCACAGAAATGGGGAACAGGAGCAGAGCTTGGCCACACTGAGACCTCACCATTCCCTGTCTTTAGGAGGGAAATTTCCTGTTTCACCATGCTTTGATGCCCCGAAGATTatcaggagctgtggcaggggagatAGAGAGGTTCAAGCTTCACCTCAGGAAAGATACATctaaaacaaatcccaaaataCTCCACTGATATTTTTGTACTTCCAGGAAGCTTGAGACCTTTGCTGTCTCCTAAGAAAGCAGCTCTTGAGCTAGAGGGATGAGCTCACAGGACACCTGTGGATATCATGTGCTGCAGAATGTCCTGAAAtggacaagagaaaacagcctcaagttCTGCCACCTAAGAGGTTTAGGTTGGctattagggaaaatttcttcactgtacAGGCAGTCAGGCACTAGGACAGGTTCCTCAGGGAAGTGGGGGagttcccatccctgcaagCATTCATAAGACACTTGGGAACATGCTTTAGTGGTGtctttggcagtgctgggttaaaggttggacttgatggttttagaagccttttccaacctaaatgattttgtgattctgtgaaatcaaaGGAAGAGCTCCAGCAAGTTCTTTGTGAGCTCTGCAATTGTTGTTATACCACTTGCTTTAATCAGAGATGAGGAGATTCAGATTTTACTGTGAATTTCAAGTGTCTAAACAGAGGGGTTTAAacagggctggagaggggcaATGAGGGCACAGCATGTGGCAGTGGGGACCCACATGGGCAGCACTGGGCACATCTACAGCAGAAGAAGTGCTGGGCAGCAGTACCAAagggctccctgcagcagaaacacagtTTAGCTCTCAGTCCACAGAGCAGTGGCTGAACACAAGGACCATTGTACCCAAACCCTGCTTTTCCTTAGTGCTGAGCCACAGGGATGCCTAAcccaccctcagctccctctctccctgtcACTGGGGTAATTAGTTCCATGCTAGTTCTTACACAAAAAGAGATCTCTTTCacttggttttaattttcagccCTTCTCACTGTCTCCTTGAGCATACATTCTATGAATGGCTAAACAGAAGAATCCAATTAACCTTTCCCTGTACCATTAATTATCCAAGACTCCTCTCTCATCCTTCCCTACATTGCCTCTAATTAAGCAGATTCCACACTTATAGCTAGAAGTGGATTCCACATTCTtacagacagattttttttcatattgttgCTGTGATTATTGCCCTTTTGTAACCTCCCCCCACTTTAGTCCAGCCCTTTCTCACGGTGGAGCAATCAGAACCACAAAGCAACATTCCAGATGCAATCAATCCAGGagtcttttctttccagcattGTTTATCCTCCTCTCACCTCATACCTCACCTaagctgctgtttgctgaaTCCATCAGTGTAAGAGGTACTTCAATACTATAATGTGAAAGCCTCAAGCAGGTGCTTTTGGATtgctttttctgtctgctgctggagcagaagcagggatttgcatttttttcctgcttgcagcaggagctgagcttcTCCTCCACATTCCCTCCCAAATGCCAGTTCCTCTGGAAGACTTTAAGGACAGCTGGGTGCATCACATGGAAATCACAGCAGTGGTGGTTTGATTGGCACCAGCTCATAGCCCTGAACTGGATTCACTGCCTTTTTAAAACCAGAGCCACCCTATTGCTTTCAATATGATTTAAACCGCTGGAGCTGGGATGAAAATCTGGTTTTACACCCAAGGTGAGGTCCTTTCACAGGATTTTGTCTCACTGATCCCATTTTTGCTGTGTTCTGCTTAAAAAACCTGCCATTTCCAAACAGTTAGAGGAGGCAGAGAGGTACATTTCACCCCAGTATCTCTGGCCTGCTGCTAGGGAGGTGTGTTCCCCAATTGAAGTGCCTCACaagctttttcctttgtgtgaaCTTctcaggagggaggaggaagccACAGTGAAGCATTGCTGAACTCCTGATACCCCCATCACTCCTTCCTTCAGCCTTATCACTCCCCCACCTGCTCTCACAGGGGATTCCTGTGCACACAGAATTGCTCTGgccttttttattaaattagtAGAGATATTTTCAGAACTTTACCAGGTCCTGTGCATTCACGACTGTGATATGTACTGGTATTGGCTGTGACACACTGGGAAGAGCGGGCTCCTTCCCACCAGGCAGCCCCGCAGGGACCTCCATGGCTCTGCAGGAGAAAGAATGAGGAAAGAAACATGAAACTGCTCCATTCCTCTCCCAGATAcctctgcaggacacagcagtgctggttgCAAGTGCTATTCAGGGCTTGGCTGTCAAAACACCATTGAAAGCAGAGGGCTTTGGCAGTGACGAATCTCTCACGAGGTGCAGGGGGAGGACtgggaaaaatgtgaaaattatcCATCTCTGTAAGCTtcacccagctgcagctcccaggaaagGTTTGTtgtgccaggctgctctcagATCCCAGTACATCCCTAGCTCTCTTTTACTCCTTTTTTAAGATCATGGTGACACCATGGGCCAAAGGCTGGGAGCCACCAGCCCATCCCCTCATGGCTCCCAAATGCCGTGGGGACCTGGCTCCATCTGCTCCTCAGGTTTGTAAATCCCTCAGGATTCCCTCAGGGCTCCCCATGGCCCCCTCGCCTCACACCCCTAGGGCCTGGCAGCCCCCTCAGGGCAGCATTGATGGGCTTGGGGCTCCTCTCACCCTGGTAtggtcctgcagcccctcaccGACGGTCCCGGGGCTCCTCCCGACCTGGGGTGCACCTACAGCCTCTCACCCACGGGCCTGGAAgctctcctgcccctgcacCCCCTCACCGACAGCTCTGGAGGCCCTCCCAGATCCCGGGGtgatcctgcagcccctcaccGGGAGCCCGGCGGGGCACCGTGCGGCACCGGGGCTCGAACCTGCGGCTTCCCCGATGGGCGGAGGGCTCGCGTCCCGTCACCACAGCGACGCGGCTGCTCCCGCAGCACCCCGAAACCTCGCGGGACCCCGGCCCAGCCCCGCGTGTGGGGGCGTGCCCGTGAGGCCGCGCCCGCCGCCATGTTGGGTGTGGGCAGCCCTCAGCAGCCGCGGTGGGGCGGGGGTGCCCCCGGGCCGTGCCGTGGGAGCCCCGCCATGGGAGCTGGCGGTGCTGTACGGCCACCGTGTCCCCCTTTGCAGCCTGGTGTGCCcggctgcagccagagctcacTGCTGGCCTCCGCCCCGGCTGGCACATGCCGTGGTGCCCACCCAGGCACTCCCTCACACCCCGCTGGGGACCtgagggggtgggagggggctTCCCGCAGGCCgggctggggatggggggaCCCTATGGCGGGGGGCTGGGGCAGTGACTTTGTGTCCCTATGGTCGCAGAGGGGTCCCAGGGGCTTGGGCAGCCCCCCGAGCTCCTCGCAGGTTTGCGGAGTGGGACGCTGCAGGGTTTTCGGGCACCCCGCAGCCACCAGCGCGGCTCTTGGGGCGGGAGCCGGACCCCCGGAGCGGGTTGGCCGGTTCCCGGGGAGGGGATGCCCAGAATAGCTCCGCTATCTGATTCCGAGGGGCCACGGCCGTCTGCACCGCCGGCTCCCGGGGGCTGACATTTGAGCCCAGCCTCGGGACGGGACGGGCGCCGGGACCGCCCGGGAGCTCCCGGCACCACCGGGATAGGAGCGGGATGGCGGGCGGGAGGCGCCGTGGGGGCGGCGGCCGGCGCGGGGGACCCCGGCAGCACCCGGGGACCCCCGGACCGGCCTCCCCTCCTGCACCCCTCTCTGCAGCCACCACGGCCCTGCCAAACGCAGGCTCTGCCCCTAAAACCGGCCGCTCCAGGAAGGCCCCGGAGGAGCCGGCGGCTAGGGCTCCCGACGTGGACTCGCTGGGCTTCCAGGCCATGGACCGCAACgtgccagggctgtcccacGTCATCCTGCAGAAACTCAATATGAAGAGCTACGAGGACTACAAGTGAGTGAGAGCCCATGGGTGCCTATTCCCCACACCCTCCCCCGGGAAGAACATCCTGTGTGtcccccagcagctggagcagctaCCATGGCTCATCCCACCCTCCCGGCTCAGCCCACAGGGAGCTCTGGTGGGCTCCTGGGTGGACCCCTCCACAGTGCCTggctccctgtccccacccaggCCAGGATCCTCCTGGCTGGAGCTAAAAATCTTGGCAGACTCAGAGAGAGGACATCAGCCCCACCCGTTGTGGCAGTGGGCTGGATTCTGCTCACCCCCTGACATCTGTAGGTCTGCCATGGACGGGAGGAAGAGCGGCAGCGATTTTGGCATCCGGACGTATTTTGACATGTTCCAGAAGATGGAAGACACCTTCAAGTTTTGCGTTGAGTGCAAGAAGCTCCCCGATGCACTCCCGGACCCCAAAAGCCTCCGGCGTTGCAAAAGGTATGGTGGGGAGATGGTCTGATGGCACAGGGATGGCTCCATCTCTCACTTCCAGCCTGGTGGCTGGGGTGAAGTGAGGGGTGTCTGACCCCAGTGCCCATCTCCAGCCACAGGGCATCCCAGAACAGTGACACAGCCCTGAGAGGGGGTGGCAGGGAGCCAGGTTCAGTGGGGTGAATTGTGCCTCCCCACCCCATGGCTGTGCATGCTGCCTGTCTGCCCAGGTGCCAAAATGTGTACTACTGTGGTGTGGCGTGCCAGCGTGCCAACTGGCCACTGCACAAGAAGTTCTGCAAGAAGCTGAAGCTGGTGGCCCTGGACCGGCTGGTGGAGTGGCTCATCTTCACAGGTGAGGCGTGTGTCCCCTGGGTCTGCCTGAcccacatcctgggctgcacaggTCCTGAGGTGGGATGTAGTGTCCCTTCTTCAGCCCCACTCCCACAGCACAGGTGGGAcaggcagcctgggctgtggcacCACCACTGTACTGTCCAACCTCCTCCTGACTCCCCAGGAGACATCCCATTTCCCACTGACACTTGGACAAAACCTGCGAGGGATGTGAAGGGCTGGGAGGACTGGTTCTccatgcaggagcagctggaggagaagctgagTGCCATCGTGACCGGGCGGTACATGACCCTGCTCTGGGCCAACGCTGGGAAGCCCCGGCCGGAGGACACAGAGCTGCGGGAATCCATCCGGCGCCTGGTCACCGACTTCCACTCGCGGCCGCTCACCATCGGCCTGGGACTGCGGATTTTCGGCATCGACCCCCTCACCAGGCCCCTCACCGTGCACGTGGTGGGGGCTTCCCACGTGGAGACCCTCAACACGCGGCTGACGGACTACGATGAGCTGACACGGATGTTCCCGGGGCACCAGGGTGTGGAGATGGTGATGGTAGGGGTGGATGTGGTGGACGGACCCATCATGAGGCCACCCCTGACCACGCTGGCACCCCGGGGAAAAGTCTATCTCAGCAGCTACAAGGGGCTCTACCACGACTTCTGGGAAAGCCACGTGGAGACCAAGCTGGCTGCCCGTCCTGACCTGGTGGTGGGCTTTCACCCAGGTAAGTGCCTGTGCCGactgctgggatggggacatCCGCAGGGCACGTGGGCTCAGGGACTGCCCTGAGCACTCTGGCAGCACCTGGGGCTAAGCCTGAAGGTGGCCTGGGACATGCCCATGGCTTTTCACCAAGGCACAACAGGCAGCTGGGGGGACCCCCGGGACATGGCAACCTTGTCACCAGGCACTCTGTCCCGCCTCTGTCACCCACCTGCAGGTGAAAAGGATCCTTCCCTTCAGGTCTTGGCGCTGTGGCTTAGCCCAGGACCTAGGGTGCCCCACATGCTGGTGAGGAGCCAGACCCCACTTTGCTGAGGGCTGCCAAACTCACTGAATACTCTGGGGTGTCAGCACAGAGTGGATGCAGTTGGAGTCAGCTTTCCCCAGGTGGGTTGGGGAAGAGGTGGAACCCTCATGGTGGTGTCCCCACAGGTTTCCATGCCTGCCCAGACCTGCTGGCGGGCtggctgcccaccctgctgctgctgcgggaCTATGGCCTTCCCGTGCTCTTCACCGTGTACAGGtgagcacagccccaccacCCCGGTGAGC
Proteins encoded in this region:
- the MSS51 gene encoding putative protein MSS51 homolog, mitochondrial, which translates into the protein MAGGRRRGGGGRRGGPRQHPGTPGPASPPAPLSAATTALPNAGSAPKTGRSRKAPEEPAARAPDVDSLGFQAMDRNVPGLSHVILQKLNMKSYEDYKSAMDGRKSGSDFGIRTYFDMFQKMEDTFKFCVECKKLPDALPDPKSLRRCKRCQNVYYCGVACQRANWPLHKKFCKKLKLVALDRLVEWLIFTGDIPFPTDTWTKPARDVKGWEDWFSMQEQLEEKLSAIVTGRYMTLLWANAGKPRPEDTELRESIRRLVTDFHSRPLTIGLGLRIFGIDPLTRPLTVHVVGASHVETLNTRLTDYDELTRMFPGHQGVEMVMVGVDVVDGPIMRPPLTTLAPRGKVYLSSYKGLYHDFWESHVETKLAARPDLVVGFHPGFHACPDLLAGWLPTLLLLRDYGLPVLFTVYSEQELKASLQVLVELEMHIVGYASNPFASLRPEQVYSSPNKAPVYCSSHYIALLGAEAVPGAEELEDDDGQQGEPSAAAVAGGIAPGLG